The Archangium primigenium genomic interval CTCCATCTGCGAGGACACGATGGGGTTCTCAGCCGCCGTCTGGCGGGGCAGGTCCGGCCACCAGCGCGTGGGCGCCGGCGGGGCCTCGGGCTCCAGGCTCTCGCCGGGTCGCGCCTGGGTGATGCGCACCTCGGCCGTGCGCGCCGCCACGAGCGCCCGCTCGATGGGCTCGGTCCACGTGTGCGGGGCCAGGTTGACCAGTCCCCAGTGCACGGGCACCAGCACCCGCCCGCGCAACATCCGGTGCGCGGCCACGGCCTGCTCGGGCCCCATGTGCCAGTCGGGCCAGGGCTTGCCGTACTGCCCCACCTCCAGCAGCGTCACGTCGAAGGGCCCCAGCCGCTCGCCGATGTCCCGCAGCGCGGGGAACAGCCCCGTGTCCCCCGAGTAGAACGCCCGGTGCGTGGGCCCCCTCAGCGCGAAGCCGCCCCAGAGCGTCGCGTTGTTGTCCAGCAGGTAGCGGCCAGACGCGTGGCGCGCGGGCGTGAGGGTGATCTCCAGGTCCCCCACGCGCGTGTGCTCCCACCAGTCCAGCTCCACGATCCGCGCCTCGGGGATGCCCCAGGAGGCCAGGTGCGCGCCCACGCCCAGCGGCACCACGAAGCGCGTGTCCCAGTCCTTCATCGCCACCAGGGTCGTGTGGTCCAGGTGATCGTAGTGGTCGTGCGAGATGACGACGGCGTCCACGCGCGGCATGTCCTCGAGCGCGAGCAGCGGCGCGTACCAGCGCTTCGGGCCCACCCAGGTGAGCGGCGAGGTGCGCTCGCCCCAGAAGGGATCCGTGAGCACGCGCTGGCCGTCGATCTCCACGAGGTTGGTGGAGTGCCCGAGCCAGGTGACGCGCAGCCCCGTGGCCGGCGGGGTGTCGAAGCGCCGGGGATCCACGGGCGCGGTGGGCACGGGAGCTGTGGGCGTGCTCTCGAAGGCGCGCTCGAACAGCATGCCCACGCTGCCCCAGGCGTCATTGATGATGGACTGGGGATTGACGAACTGGCCGTCCTTCCACTGGGGCGAGCGCTCCATGCGGGCGCGGCGCTCGCCGGTGGCGCGCCGGCCGAACGCCTCCCACCCGTCCACCACCGCGAAGCCGACGGCGAGCACGCCCACCGCGCCCACGCCGAGGGCCGTCCGCGACAGCCAGGCTTTGATGCGACTCATGAGACCTCCAGGAGGGGCAGACACAGGGCGCGCACGGCCACGGTGATGCCCTTGATGAATTCGTCGCGGGTGGCGACGCGATGCTTGAGCCCGGTCGCGGTGACGACGAGCGTGTCGGCGAGCTGGCGCGCGGTGAGGCCCACGGGCTTGTAGGCGGACATGCCCCGGGAGGCCCGGAGCGCGCGGGCGAGCGCCT includes:
- a CDS encoding MBL fold metallo-hydrolase, with the translated sequence MSRIKAWLSRTALGVGAVGVLAVGFAVVDGWEAFGRRATGERRARMERSPQWKDGQFVNPQSIINDAWGSVGMLFERAFESTPTAPVPTAPVDPRRFDTPPATGLRVTWLGHSTNLVEIDGQRVLTDPFWGERTSPLTWVGPKRWYAPLLALEDMPRVDAVVISHDHYDHLDHTTLVAMKDWDTRFVVPLGVGAHLASWGIPEARIVELDWWEHTRVGDLEITLTPARHASGRYLLDNNATLWGGFALRGPTHRAFYSGDTGLFPALRDIGERLGPFDVTLLEVGQYGKPWPDWHMGPEQAVAAHRMLRGRVLVPVHWGLVNLAPHTWTEPIERALVAARTAEVRITQARPGESLEPEAPPAPTRWWPDLPRQTAAENPIVSSQME